A genomic window from Flavobacterium azooxidireducens includes:
- a CDS encoding dihydroorotase, with the protein MNLIIRNATIIDPNGVHHNQKTDLKIVGKTIEKIGLNLPSEKDFEEISLENLHISKGWFESSVSLGEPGFEDRETIANGLSVAAKSGFTTIALQPNSFPVIDNQSQVRFVKEKARDNAVNLFPIGALTKSSEGNDLAELFDMKNAGAVAFGDYGKNIANANLLKIGLQYVQDFDGLVIAFSQDEKIKGNGVAHEGAVSTRLGLKGIPTLAEELVIARNLFLLEYTGGKLHIPTISTAKSVELIKEAKAKGLQVSCSVAVHHLVLTDEKLSEFDTRLKVSPPLRDEKTRKALVQGVLDGTIDMITSDHNPIDIEHKKMEYDLAKNGTIGLESAFGALLNVLPMDVIISKLTNGKGTFGIENSSITEGSSVDLTFFNPTSEWTFTKENILSKSKNSAFLGEKMIGKVYGIYNNGKLVLNNGTK; encoded by the coding sequence ATGAATTTAATCATCCGAAATGCAACTATCATCGATCCAAACGGTGTGCATCACAACCAAAAAACCGACCTGAAAATTGTGGGCAAAACCATTGAAAAAATTGGTTTGAACTTACCCTCTGAAAAAGATTTTGAAGAAATTAGTTTAGAAAATCTACACATATCCAAAGGATGGTTTGAAAGCTCAGTTTCCCTTGGCGAACCTGGTTTTGAAGACCGTGAAACCATTGCTAACGGATTATCGGTGGCGGCAAAAAGCGGTTTTACAACTATTGCTTTGCAACCTAACTCGTTTCCGGTGATTGATAATCAGTCGCAAGTTCGATTTGTAAAGGAAAAAGCCAGAGATAACGCAGTAAATTTATTTCCAATTGGAGCGTTAACCAAAAGTTCTGAAGGAAATGATTTAGCTGAATTATTTGACATGAAAAATGCCGGAGCAGTTGCTTTTGGTGATTATGGAAAAAATATTGCCAATGCCAATTTGCTCAAAATCGGATTGCAATATGTGCAAGATTTTGATGGGTTAGTCATTGCTTTTTCGCAAGATGAAAAAATAAAAGGAAATGGTGTAGCTCACGAAGGTGCCGTTTCCACTCGTTTAGGATTAAAAGGAATCCCAACTTTAGCAGAAGAATTAGTGATTGCCCGAAATTTATTTTTATTAGAATATACGGGAGGTAAATTACATATTCCAACGATTTCTACTGCAAAATCCGTGGAATTAATAAAAGAGGCAAAAGCCAAAGGTTTACAAGTTTCGTGCAGTGTAGCGGTTCATCATTTGGTTTTAACGGATGAAAAATTAAGTGAATTTGACACACGTTTGAAAGTGAGTCCACCCTTGCGAGATGAAAAAACCAGAAAAGCATTAGTGCAAGGTGTTTTAGACGGAACGATTGATATGATTACTTCCGACCATAATCCGATTGATATTGAGCATAAAAAAATGGAGTATGATTTGGCCAAAAACGGAACCATTGGCTTAGAAAGTGCTTTTGGAGCTTTATTAAATGTACTTCCCATGGATGTGATTATTTCTAAATTAACCAATGGAAAAGGAACTTTTGGCATCGAAAATTCTTCCATAACAGAAGGTTCATCTGTAGATTTAACTTTTTTTAATCCTACATCAGAATGGACTTTTACGAAAGAAAATATTCTTTCAAAATCAAAAAATTCAGCCTTTTTAGGCGAAAAAATGATTGGAAAAGTATACGGAATTTATAATAATGGTAAATTAGTTTTAAATAATGGAACAAA
- a CDS encoding DEAD/DEAH box helicase, with protein sequence MSTFLDFDLPKSLQKAIDELGFTNPTPIQIKSMPVILSGRDMMGIAQTGTGKTFAYLLPILKHWKFQNTHTPRVLILVPTRELVVQVAEEVVKLTQYMSVRTLGVYGGVNINTQKTAVYQGVDILVGTPGRVMDLALDNVIRFDEIQKLVIDEFDEMLNLGFRFQVTSILTMLKSKRQNILFSATMTDEVDDMLDEYFDFPVEVSLAPSGTPLEQITQIGYKVPNFLTKLNLLKELLQSDESMSRLLIFINNKKTADLVSVALEEEFPDQFGLIHSNKSQNYRLNTMASFQAGEIRGIVTTDVMARGLDISDITHVVNMEFPEVPEQYVHRIGRTGRADKTGVAVSFVSPREEEIQIEAEILMEKEIEFLPLPNIEIEEKVLEFEKEKRKMKVLLKRPKKEGGEAFHDKKDKNKKVNLGGPGKRTPRKTESRNRGVERKRDEKRKKK encoded by the coding sequence ATGTCTACTTTTCTGGATTTTGATTTACCTAAATCATTGCAAAAAGCAATTGATGAACTAGGTTTTACGAACCCTACTCCTATTCAAATTAAATCGATGCCGGTTATTTTATCCGGTCGCGATATGATGGGAATTGCTCAAACCGGAACCGGAAAGACTTTTGCTTACTTATTACCGATTTTAAAACATTGGAAATTTCAAAATACCCACACACCACGTGTTTTGATTTTAGTTCCAACTCGTGAATTAGTGGTTCAAGTTGCTGAAGAAGTCGTAAAATTGACCCAATATATGTCCGTTCGAACCTTAGGTGTTTATGGCGGTGTGAACATCAACACACAAAAAACAGCGGTTTACCAAGGTGTGGATATTTTAGTGGGAACACCAGGACGTGTAATGGATTTGGCTTTGGATAATGTAATTCGTTTTGATGAAATTCAGAAATTAGTGATTGATGAATTTGATGAAATGCTAAACTTAGGTTTCCGTTTTCAGGTTACTTCCATCCTAACGATGTTAAAATCAAAAAGACAAAATATTCTTTTTTCGGCTACGATGACGGATGAAGTGGATGATATGTTGGATGAATATTTTGATTTTCCGGTTGAAGTTTCGTTGGCTCCATCGGGAACTCCTTTAGAACAAATTACGCAAATTGGTTATAAAGTACCGAATTTTCTAACCAAATTAAATTTACTAAAAGAACTTCTACAATCCGATGAAAGTATGTCGCGATTGCTGATTTTCATCAACAATAAAAAAACTGCTGATTTAGTTTCTGTCGCTTTGGAAGAAGAATTTCCGGATCAATTTGGTTTAATTCACTCAAACAAATCGCAAAATTATCGTTTGAATACGATGGCTTCGTTTCAAGCAGGAGAAATACGAGGAATTGTAACAACAGATGTGATGGCTCGTGGTTTGGACATTTCCGATATTACGCATGTTGTCAATATGGAATTCCCTGAAGTTCCGGAACAATATGTACACAGAATTGGTCGAACCGGTCGTGCCGATAAAACCGGTGTCGCTGTGAGTTTTGTGAGTCCGAGAGAAGAAGAAATTCAAATTGAAGCCGAAATTTTAATGGAAAAGGAAATTGAATTTTTACCACTTCCTAACATCGAAATTGAAGAAAAAGTACTTGAATTCGAAAAAGAAAAAAGAAAAATGAAAGTGCTTTTGAAACGTCCAAAGAAAGAAGGTGGCGAAGCATTTCACGATAAAAAAGATAAAAATAAAAAAGTAAATCTTGGTGGTCCCGGAAAACGAACTCCGAGAAAAACCGAATCCAGAAACAGAGGTGTAGAACGAAAAAGAGATGAAAAAAGGAAGAAAAAATAA
- a CDS encoding vWA domain-containing protein: MQFKHPEILYFLFLLVLPILVHLFQLRRFKKEYFTNVKFLKELSIQTRKSSQLKKWLLLLTRLLLLTALIFTFAQPFFKAKDSKGVTNELYLVVDNSFSMQAKGKQGELLKRAVQELLENTPENTTFSLLTNDDVYWNTDIKSIQKELMNLDYSATSFQLDQSLTKIKSRKTPFNKDVMVITDAINLQANQLKPIDETINPIFILPKSEQKNNVSVDSVYLQQTLDNFYEIGVKLKSFGQSEQEIPVAIYNQKQLIAKTQVKFNQSEKDLFFTIPKADFNGYVFIDEPGLNYDNYYYFSISKPEKANVLAIGNPDKNQFLTKIYTENEFVFSQFELKSLDYNVLDKQDAIIINEITEIPQALQTTLKAFYDKGGNIIFIPSEENNVANINSLLRNFGTFSVNELLKKEAQITTISFSHPLYNGVFEKKVANFQYPNTKTNFALKSAYPSILMYEDQSPFLTIVSNSLGSFYVFSAPINKDNSNFKNSPLIVPTFYNMAFQSAKSGINALTVGTSSPITIDQLLAKDEIISVVSVTDEKSEKFIPQQQILNNKVKLTFSESPSQAGNYNALKDNTIIKNISFNYSRTESDLRLDNSNLLESYENGNSIESVFDALQTNRTDNTIWKWFVILALLFVVLEILIQKFVK, encoded by the coding sequence ATGCAGTTTAAACATCCTGAAATTCTGTATTTCCTCTTTTTATTGGTGTTGCCAATTTTAGTCCATTTATTTCAACTCAGACGATTTAAAAAGGAATATTTCACCAATGTAAAATTCCTGAAAGAACTTTCCATTCAAACCCGAAAAAGCTCTCAACTTAAAAAATGGTTGTTGTTATTAACACGATTGTTACTTTTAACAGCGTTGATTTTTACTTTTGCCCAACCTTTTTTTAAAGCCAAAGACAGTAAAGGCGTTACGAATGAATTATACCTAGTTGTAGACAATTCGTTTAGCATGCAAGCCAAAGGAAAACAAGGCGAATTACTCAAAAGAGCTGTTCAGGAATTATTAGAAAACACACCAGAAAACACAACTTTTTCGCTGCTTACCAATGATGATGTATATTGGAATACGGATATTAAATCGATTCAAAAAGAATTGATGAATTTGGATTACAGTGCCACAAGTTTTCAATTAGATCAGAGTTTAACGAAAATTAAATCGAGAAAAACGCCTTTTAATAAAGATGTTATGGTGATTACTGACGCTATCAATTTGCAAGCAAATCAGTTAAAACCAATTGATGAAACGATTAATCCTATTTTCATACTACCAAAATCGGAACAAAAAAATAATGTGTCGGTTGATAGTGTTTATCTTCAACAAACCTTGGATAATTTTTATGAAATTGGTGTAAAATTAAAATCGTTTGGACAATCTGAACAAGAAATCCCCGTAGCTATCTACAACCAAAAACAACTGATTGCCAAAACACAAGTAAAGTTCAATCAATCAGAAAAAGATCTGTTTTTCACCATTCCAAAAGCTGATTTCAATGGTTATGTTTTTATAGACGAACCAGGATTGAATTATGACAATTATTATTATTTCAGCATTTCTAAACCGGAAAAAGCGAATGTTTTAGCCATTGGTAATCCGGATAAAAATCAATTTCTGACTAAAATTTATACTGAGAATGAATTTGTCTTTTCTCAATTTGAGTTAAAATCGTTGGATTACAATGTATTGGATAAACAAGATGCGATTATTATCAATGAAATAACAGAAATTCCACAAGCTCTTCAAACCACATTAAAAGCGTTTTATGATAAAGGCGGAAATATTATTTTTATTCCTTCAGAAGAAAACAATGTGGCGAATATAAACAGTTTGCTTAGAAATTTTGGAACATTTTCTGTAAATGAATTACTTAAAAAAGAAGCACAAATTACTACCATTTCATTTTCTCATCCACTTTATAATGGTGTTTTTGAAAAGAAAGTTGCGAATTTTCAATATCCAAATACTAAAACAAATTTCGCTTTAAAAAGTGCTTATCCTTCTATTTTGATGTATGAAGATCAAAGTCCATTTTTAACGATAGTTTCCAATTCGTTGGGTAGTTTTTATGTTTTTTCGGCACCAATCAACAAGGATAATTCTAATTTTAAAAATTCTCCTTTAATTGTTCCCACTTTTTACAACATGGCTTTTCAAAGTGCAAAATCAGGAATCAATGCGTTAACGGTTGGCACATCTTCGCCAATCACTATTGACCAACTTTTGGCAAAAGATGAAATTATTTCTGTGGTTTCGGTTACTGATGAGAAGAGTGAAAAATTTATTCCGCAACAACAAATTCTGAATAATAAAGTAAAACTTACCTTTTCGGAAAGTCCAAGTCAAGCCGGAAATTACAATGCTTTAAAAGACAATACAATTATAAAAAATATAAGTTTTAATTATTCCCGAACCGAAAGTGATTTGCGTTTGGACAATTCAAATTTATTAGAATCTTACGAAAACGGTAATTCAATTGAATCTGTTTTTGATGCTTTGCAAACCAACCGAACTGACAATACGATTTGGAAATGGTTTGTGATCCTTGCGTTATTATTTGTGGTACTGGAAATACTCATTCAAAAATTTGTGAAATGA